The sequence CGGTGCAGGACGTGACCACCGGAAAAGTGGAGGTCACCGCGCACAACCACGGTTTCGCCGTCGACGCACCCCTAGGGACCGAGTCTCAGGCACCCCACGAGGACGGCCGGTACGGCCGCGTGATCGTCTCCCACGTGGGCCTGAACGACAACGTGGTGGAGGGGCTGCAGTGCCTCGACCTGCCCGCGTTCTCGGTGCAGTACCACCCGGAGGCTGCCGCCGGCCCGCATGACGCCGCCTACCTCTTCGACCGGTTCATCGCCATGATGACCGGCACCGACCAGCACCCCACCGCCGTGAAGGAAGCCTGATGCCCCGCCGCACCGACCTGTCCAGCGTCCTGGTGATCGGCTCCGGGCCGATCGTGATCGGTCAGGCCGCCGAGTTCGACTACTCCGGGACCCAGGCGTGCCGTGTGCTGCGCGAGGAGGGCCTGCGAGTCATCCTGGTGAACTCCAACCCGGCCACGATCATGACGGACCCGGAGTTCGCCGACGCCACCTACGTCGAGCCGATCACACCAGAGGTGATCGCCAGCATCATCGCGCGGGAGAAGCCGGACGCGCTGCTGCCCACCCTGGGCGGTCAGACCGCACTGAACGCAGCGATCTCCCTGCATGAGGCGGGGGTGCTCGCCGAGCACGGGGTCGAGCTGATCGGGGCGAACATCGAGGCGATCCACCTCGCTGAGGACCGGGAGAAGTTCAAGGGCGTGGTCGAACGCTGCGGCGCGGAATCGGCCCGGAGCCATATCTGCCACTCGATGGACGAGGTGCTCGCCGCCGTCGACGACCTCGGCTATCCGCTGGTGGTGCGCCCCTCGTTCACCATGGGTGGACTCGGCTCCGGGATCGCCTACGACGAGACCGACCTGCGCCAGATCGCCGGCGCCGGCCTGCACTACTCACCGACCACCGAGGTGCTCCTGGAGGAGTCCATCCTCGGCTGGAAGGAGTACGAGCTGGAGCTGATGCGCGACGCTGCGGACAACGTGGTGGTGGTCTGCTCGATCGAGAACGTCGACCCGGTGGGGGTGCACACCGGTGACTCGATCACCGTCGCCCCCTCGCTCACGCTCACCGACCGGGAGTACCAGAGCATGCGGGACGTCGGCATCGCCGTGATCCGCGAGGTCGGGGTGGATACCGGCGGATGCAACATCCAGTTCGCGGTACACCCGCAGACCGGGCGGATCGTGGTGATCGAGATGAACCCCCGGGTCTCGCGGTCCTCGGCACTCGCGTCCAAGGCCACCGGGTTCCCGATCGCCAAGATCGCCGCCCGGTTGGCCGTGGGCTACACCCTGGACGAGATCCCGAACGACATCACCGGATCCACACCGGCCTCGTTCGAGCCGACGCTGGACTACGTGGTGGTGAAGGTGCCGCGGTTCGCGTTCGAGAAGTTCCCGGCCGCGGACCCCACGCTGACCACCACGATGAAGAGCGTGGGGGAGGCGATGGCGCTCGGGCGCAACTTCACCGAGGCGCTGCAGAAGGCGATGCGCTCCATCGATGTGCCCGGATCGTCGTTCGACTTCTCCGGCCGGGACCCGGACGCGGAGACCACCGCTGTGCTGCTGGAGTCCATCCGTACCCCGACCGACCATCGGATCCACGACCTGATGCGGGCCATCCGGGGTGGGGCGACACTGACCGAGATCGTGGACTCCACGGAGATGGACCCGTGGTTCGTGGACCAGTTCTTCCTGCTGCACGAGGTGGCCGAGCGGGTGCGCGGCGCAAAGACACTCGGCGCGGACCTGCTCGCCCTGGCCAAGCGACACGGCTTCTCTGACGCGCAGATCGCGGGCATCCGCGGCCTCGGCGAGGAGACCGTGCGGGAGATCCGGCACGCCTATGGACTGCGGCCGGTGTACAAGACCGTGGACACCTGCGCCGCCGAGTTCGCCGCCCGCACCCCGTACCACTACTCCAGCTACGACAGTGAGACCGAGGTCGAGTCACGGGACCGGCCTGCGGTGATCATCCTCGGTTCCGGTCCGAACCGGATCGGGCAGGGCATCGAGTTCGACTACTCATGCGTGCACGCTGCGCTGGCGCTGCAGGACCGGTTCGAGACGGTGATGATCAACTGCAACCCGGAGACGGTCTCCACGGACTACGACACCGCCGACCGGCTGTACTTCGAGCCGCTCACCCTGGAGGACGTGCTCGAGGTCTACTACGCGGAACTGGCCGTGGGGCCGGTGGCCGGGGTGATCGTGCAGCTCGGCGGTCAGACGCCGCTGAGCCTGGCGGCCGACCTGGAAGAGGCGGGCGTGCCGATCTGGGGGACACCACCTGGTGCGATCGACTCGGCAGAGGACCGGGGGCACTTCGGTGAGGTCCTGCTCCGAGCTGGGCTGCCCGCTCCGGCCTTCGGTACGGCGCAGACGCTGGGGCAGGCGCGCGGGATCGCCGACCGGATCGGCTATCCGGTACTGGTGCGGCCCTCGTACGTGCTGGGTGGCCGCGGGATGGAGATCGTCTACGACGAGGCACAGTTGACCGACTACGTCACCCGCGCGACCGGAGCCGACATCGAGGGCATCCTGCCCGCACCGGTGCTGGTCGACCGGTTCCTGGACCAGGCCATCGAGATCGATGTGGACGCGCTCTACGACGGCACCGAGCTGTACCTGGGCGGCGTGATGGAGCACATCGAGGAGGCCGGGATCCACTCCGGTGACTCCGCGTGCGTGCTGCCCCCGGTCACGCTCTCGGACTCGATGATCGCCCGGATCCGCACCTCCACCGAGGCGATCGCCGACGGCGTTGGGGTGCGTGGGCTGATCAACATCCAGTTCGCACTGGCTGGTGATGTGCTCTACGTGCTCGAGGCGAACCCGCGTGCGTCCCGTACCGTTCCGTTCGTGGCCAAGGCCACCGGGGTTCCGTTGGCGAAGGCGGCCGCGCTGCTGATGAGCGGGCGGTCGATCGCTGACCTGCGCACCGCTGGGATGCTTCCGGTCCAGGACGCTGCCTGCACCGATCTGGACGCCCCGCTGGCGGTGAAGGAGGCGGTGCTGCCGTTCAAACGGTTCCGGACCGCGACCGGGCAGGTGGTGGATACGGTGCTCGGTCCGGAGATGCGTTCCACCGGTGAGGTGATGGGCTACGACGTGGACTTCCCGTTGGCGTTCGGCAAGTCCCAGGCCGCCGCATTCGGTGGGCTACCCACCTCGGGCACGGTGTTCGTCTCGGTGGCGGACCGGGACAAGCGGTCCTTGACGCTGCCGGCAAGCAGGCTCACCGAGCTCGGCTTCACCCTGATGGCGACCTCCGGTACGGCGAGCGTGCTACGCCGCAACGGGATCCCGGCAGAGGTGGTTCGCAAGGCCTCCGACGGGCGAGGCCCGAACGGCGAGCCGACGATCGTGGACCTGATCAACAACGGCGCGGTGGACATGGTGGTGAACACCCCCGGATCGAAGGGTGCCCGTGCGGACGGCTACGACATCCGCACCGCGACCACGGCGGCCGACAAGGCGATCGCCACGACGGTGCAGCAGTTCACCGCTGCCGTGCAGGCGATCGAAGCGATCCGGCGCGGTCCGTTCCAGGTGCGTTCGCTGCAGGAGCACGACGCCGCGCGGGCAGACCGTCTCGAGGCACGCGGATGAGTACCCCCGCACCGTTCGGCGAGCGGCTGACCGAGGCCGCCGACCGGCTCGGACCGTTGTGCGTCGGCATCGACCCGCATCCGGGACTGCTGGCCTCCTGGGGTCTGGGCGACGACGTCGCTGGGCTGCGGGAGTTCTCCCTGCGCGCGGTGCAGGCGTTGTACGGGGCGGTAGGGATCGTGAAGCCCCAGTCGGCGTTCTTCGAGCGGTTCGGGAGCGCCGGGGTAGCGGTGCTGGAAGAGGTCATCGCAGCCAGCCGAGCCGCTGGGTTGCTGTGTATCGTCGATGCCAAACGGGGCGATATCGGCTCCACGATGGACGGGTACGCGGCGGCGTACCTCACCGAAGGCTCGTCGCTGGCCGGCGATGCGGTGACCCTGTCACCGTATCTGGGTGCCGGGTCACTGCAGACGGCGTTCGAGACCGCCCGCGCGAACGGCCGAGGCGTGTTTCTGCTCACCATCACCTCCAACCCGGAGGGTGCCCAGGTGCAGCATGCCCGCGACGGCGAGGGTGTGCCGGTCGCCGCGAGCATCGCCCGGGCTGCTGCCGAGCAGAACCGGGCCGAGCGATCCACAGGTGCGGAGCTGGGGTCGGTGGGCCTGGTGGTGGGTGCCACGATCGGCTCTGCGGCAACGGACCTGGGGGTGGATCTTGCCGGGGCCGGTGGGCCGCTGCTGGCGCCGGGGCTGGGTGCACAGGGGGGACGGCCCGAGGACCTGGCGGCCGTCTTCGCTGGTGCCACCCGCGCAGTGGTGCCGACCAGTTCCCGCGGTGTGCTCTCTGCCGGAGCCGACAAAGAAGCATTGGCCGCTGCGGCCCGCTCACTGAACGCTATGCTGAGACCTCTGCGTACCGGTTCGGGCAGGCCGGCCAAGGCTTGATCGCGCCTGCCTCGGCTCGCTACGTTGCCTGACATCCCCTTTGTCCCCGACGCTGAAGGTGACCCGCTGTGGCTCTTCCCCCCCTCACACCGGAGCAACGCGCCAAGGCGCTCGAAAAGGCGGCTGAGGCCCGCGCTGTGCGCGCAGAGGTGAAGAACCGACTGAAGTATTCCGGTGGCAAGCTCTCGGAGGTGATCGCCGAGGGGCAGCAGGACGGCGCGATCGGCAAGCTGAAGGTGCTGGCGCTGCTGGAGTCACTGCCGGGCGTGGGCAAGGTGACGGCCCGCACGGTGATGACCGAAGTGGGCATCTCCGAGTCCCGACGGGTGCGCGGGCTTGGGCCGCAGCAGATCGCCAAGCTGGTCGATCGGTTTGGCTGAGCCGGGCATCCACCCGGCGCGACTGACCGTGCTGGCCGGCCCCACTGCGGTCGGCAAAGGCACGGTCTCGGCAGATGTGCGGGAGCGTTATCCGCAGATCTGGCTCTCGGTCTCCGCGACCACACGTGCGCCGAGACCGGGCGAGGTCGACGGGGTGCACTATCGGTTCCTGCCCTCGGCGGAGTTCGCCCGGATGGTCGCCGAGGGGGAGTTCCTGGAATGGGCAGTGGTGCATGGCCGCAACTCCTACGGCACCCCGCGCGGGCCGGTGGAGGAAAGGCTGGCGGCCGGCCAGCCGGCGTTGTTGGAGATCGACCTGCAAGGCGCGCGGCAAGTGCGTCAGACGATGCCGGAAGCGCAGTTTGTCTTCCTCGCACCGCCGAGCTGGGAGGAGTTGGTCCGCCGCCTGGAGGGGCGCGGCACCGAGGATGCCGAGGAGCGGGAGCGCCGCTTGGTGACGGCCGAGGTAGAGCTGGCAGCGGCGTCGGAGTTCGACCACAGCATCGTCAACGACGATGTGCACCGGGCCACTGACGAACTCGCTGCGCTGATGGGATGCACGCTCCGGGCCTGAGCCGGCTGCTGGCCGTGGGGACCCGAGCCGGACCCGGGCAGCGCGAGCCTGAGCCGGGTATGGGTTGTGGGGACCCGAGCCGGACCCGGGCAGGCCGACACCGAAGCCGAAGCCGGGTATGGATCGTGCCAACCCGAGCCGGGCACGGGCAGGCCGACGCCGAGCCGAGGCACCGGTGATGTCGTCCTGAGTCGCACGCAGGTTGCGCCGCCCGGGGTGGCGCCGCCCGGGGTGGCGCAGCGCACTGCGCGTCGGCGATGAACCCCGCCGCGATGGCCGCTAGACTGGATGGCTGGTGCCTGGTGCGCTGGCTGGCGCTCTGAGTGCTGACTGGTGCCTGTGCACCGACCCGAACGCGTTCCGGGGACGTGCTCCCCGCGGAGAAGAGGAACTATGACTGGAATCGTGGCTGCCCCCGAGGGCATCACCGACCCGCCGATCGACGACCTGCTGCAGTCCGCGGACTCCAAGTACGCGCTGGTGATCTACTCGGCCAAGCGCGCCCGGCAGATCAACGCCTACTACGCGCAGCTGAACGAGGGCCTGCTGGAGTACGTGGGTCCGTTGGTGGAGACGAAGCCGCAGGAGAAGCCGCTCTCGATCGCCATGCGGGAGATCAATGACGGTCTGCTGACCCTGGAAAAGACCGAGGACTGAGCATCGCATGCGCATCCTGCTCGGCGTGAGCGGGGGGATCGCCGCGTACAAGGTGGCGATCGCGCTGCGCCTGCTGCGCGAGGGCGGCCATCGAGTACGGGTAATTCCGACCGAGGCCGCCCTTGAGTTCGTCGGCCGGGCGACCTGGGAGGCGCTCAGTGGGGAACCCGTGACGACTTCGGTGTTCCAAGGCACTGCGCAAGTCGATCATGTCCGGCTGGGCCGGGAGGCGGATCTGGTGGTCGTAGCTCCGGCCACTGCTGATCTGTTGGCCCGCGCCGCGACCGGCCGTGCCGACGATCTGCTCACCACCACACTGCTCACGGTGAGCTGCCCGGTCCTGGTGGCGCCGGCGATGCACACGGAGATGTGGGCACACCCGGCCACTCAGGCGAATGTGGCGACACTGCGTCAGCGCGGGGTGTCCGTGCTCGACCCGGCCGTCGGACGGTTGACCGGTGCTGACACCGGAGCGGGCCGGATGCCGGAGCCGGAGGAGATTGTCACCGCTGCGTTGGCGCTGGTGCACGGCCGCACCGGTGACAGCGTGCTGGGCGATGGGGCCGATGAGCAAGGCGCTGGTACTGATCAGCACGGCAACGGCCGGCCGGGGGTGTCGGCCAAGGGGCAGAGCAGCGCCGACCTGCGTGGAGTCACCGTGGCGGTCAGCGCCGGTGGCACGCGGGAGGCGCTCGACCCGGTGCGGTTCCTGGGGAACAGGTCCTCGGGGCGGCAGGGTGTGGCCCTGGCCCGCGCTGCGGCGGACCGGGGAGCCACGGTGCACCTGGCTGCAGCCAATGTCGATTCGGCTCTGCTCCCCGCGGGTGTGCAGGTGCACGAGGTGGAGTCGACCGCCGAGCTGCAGGACGTGATGACGAGGTTGGCCGCAGAGGCCGATGTGCTCGTGATGGCCGCGGCCGTGGCGGACTTCCGGCCATCACAGTCGGCCGCTGCGAAGACGAAGAAGCGTGCCGACGGTTCGGTAGCACCGATCGAGCTGGTCCAGAACCCGGACATCCTTGCCGGTCTCGTCTCGCGACGCCAGCCGCGGCAGGTGATCGTCGGCTTCGCCGCCGAGACTGGTGACGAAAGCGGGTCCGTGCTCGACCACGGGCGCGCCAAAGCCAAGCGGAAGGGCGCAGACCTGCTCGCCGTGAACGCCGTCGGATCGGGTGCCGGATTCGGGGACGTGCCGAACACGGTGCACCTCCTGAATGCGGCGGGGGAGCAGGTCGGTCACGCCAGTGGGAGCAAGGACGAGGTGGCGGCGGCGATCTGGGACGCAGCCGCTGAGCTTCTCGACCAGCGATCACCGGAGACAAACGGGGCCGAAATGTCCACCGACACCGGTACGCTCGGCTCGTGACCCTGCGACTCTTCACCTCCGAATCCGTCACCGAGGGACATCCCGACAAGGTGGCGGACCTGATCTCGGACTCGATCCTCGACGCCATGCTGGCTGCGGACCCGCGGTCCCGCGTGGCCGTCGAGACCCTCGTCACCACCGGTCTGGTGCATGTGGCCGGCGAGGTCACCACGGAGAGCTACGTGGAGATCCCGAAGCTGGTCCGCTCTGTGGTGAACGGAATCGGTTACACGTCCTCCGATATCGGCTTCGATGGCGCCTCGTGCGGGATTTCGTTGTCCATCGGGCAGCAGTCCGGCGACATCGCGCAGGGTGTGGACAAGTCGTTGGAGTCGCGCACGGACACTGCGGACTTCTCCGAGTACGACCTGCAGGGTGCCGGTGACCAGGGTCTGATGTTCGGCTACGCCACGGACGAG is a genomic window of Ruania zhangjianzhongii containing:
- the carB gene encoding carbamoyl-phosphate synthase large subunit, with product MPRRTDLSSVLVIGSGPIVIGQAAEFDYSGTQACRVLREEGLRVILVNSNPATIMTDPEFADATYVEPITPEVIASIIAREKPDALLPTLGGQTALNAAISLHEAGVLAEHGVELIGANIEAIHLAEDREKFKGVVERCGAESARSHICHSMDEVLAAVDDLGYPLVVRPSFTMGGLGSGIAYDETDLRQIAGAGLHYSPTTEVLLEESILGWKEYELELMRDAADNVVVVCSIENVDPVGVHTGDSITVAPSLTLTDREYQSMRDVGIAVIREVGVDTGGCNIQFAVHPQTGRIVVIEMNPRVSRSSALASKATGFPIAKIAARLAVGYTLDEIPNDITGSTPASFEPTLDYVVVKVPRFAFEKFPAADPTLTTTMKSVGEAMALGRNFTEALQKAMRSIDVPGSSFDFSGRDPDAETTAVLLESIRTPTDHRIHDLMRAIRGGATLTEIVDSTEMDPWFVDQFFLLHEVAERVRGAKTLGADLLALAKRHGFSDAQIAGIRGLGEETVREIRHAYGLRPVYKTVDTCAAEFAARTPYHYSSYDSETEVESRDRPAVIILGSGPNRIGQGIEFDYSCVHAALALQDRFETVMINCNPETVSTDYDTADRLYFEPLTLEDVLEVYYAELAVGPVAGVIVQLGGQTPLSLAADLEEAGVPIWGTPPGAIDSAEDRGHFGEVLLRAGLPAPAFGTAQTLGQARGIADRIGYPVLVRPSYVLGGRGMEIVYDEAQLTDYVTRATGADIEGILPAPVLVDRFLDQAIEIDVDALYDGTELYLGGVMEHIEEAGIHSGDSACVLPPVTLSDSMIARIRTSTEAIADGVGVRGLINIQFALAGDVLYVLEANPRASRTVPFVAKATGVPLAKAAALLMSGRSIADLRTAGMLPVQDAACTDLDAPLAVKEAVLPFKRFRTATGQVVDTVLGPEMRSTGEVMGYDVDFPLAFGKSQAAAFGGLPTSGTVFVSVADRDKRSLTLPASRLTELGFTLMATSGTASVLRRNGIPAEVVRKASDGRGPNGEPTIVDLINNGAVDMVVNTPGSKGARADGYDIRTATTAADKAIATTVQQFTAAVQAIEAIRRGPFQVRSLQEHDAARADRLEARG
- the pyrF gene encoding orotidine-5'-phosphate decarboxylase; amino-acid sequence: MSTPAPFGERLTEAADRLGPLCVGIDPHPGLLASWGLGDDVAGLREFSLRAVQALYGAVGIVKPQSAFFERFGSAGVAVLEEVIAASRAAGLLCIVDAKRGDIGSTMDGYAAAYLTEGSSLAGDAVTLSPYLGAGSLQTAFETARANGRGVFLLTITSNPEGAQVQHARDGEGVPVAASIARAAAEQNRAERSTGAELGSVGLVVGATIGSAATDLGVDLAGAGGPLLAPGLGAQGGRPEDLAAVFAGATRAVVPTSSRGVLSAGADKEALAAAARSLNAMLRPLRTGSGRPAKA
- the mihF gene encoding integration host factor, actinobacterial type produces the protein MALPPLTPEQRAKALEKAAEARAVRAEVKNRLKYSGGKLSEVIAEGQQDGAIGKLKVLALLESLPGVGKVTARTVMTEVGISESRRVRGLGPQQIAKLVDRFG
- the gmk gene encoding guanylate kinase — protein: MAEPGIHPARLTVLAGPTAVGKGTVSADVRERYPQIWLSVSATTRAPRPGEVDGVHYRFLPSAEFARMVAEGEFLEWAVVHGRNSYGTPRGPVEERLAAGQPALLEIDLQGARQVRQTMPEAQFVFLAPPSWEELVRRLEGRGTEDAEERERRLVTAEVELAAASEFDHSIVNDDVHRATDELAALMGCTLRA
- the rpoZ gene encoding DNA-directed RNA polymerase subunit omega; the protein is MTGIVAAPEGITDPPIDDLLQSADSKYALVIYSAKRARQINAYYAQLNEGLLEYVGPLVETKPQEKPLSIAMREINDGLLTLEKTED
- a CDS encoding bifunctional phosphopantothenoylcysteine decarboxylase/phosphopantothenate synthase is translated as MRILLGVSGGIAAYKVAIALRLLREGGHRVRVIPTEAALEFVGRATWEALSGEPVTTSVFQGTAQVDHVRLGREADLVVVAPATADLLARAATGRADDLLTTTLLTVSCPVLVAPAMHTEMWAHPATQANVATLRQRGVSVLDPAVGRLTGADTGAGRMPEPEEIVTAALALVHGRTGDSVLGDGADEQGAGTDQHGNGRPGVSAKGQSSADLRGVTVAVSAGGTREALDPVRFLGNRSSGRQGVALARAAADRGATVHLAAANVDSALLPAGVQVHEVESTAELQDVMTRLAAEADVLVMAAAVADFRPSQSAAAKTKKRADGSVAPIELVQNPDILAGLVSRRQPRQVIVGFAAETGDESGSVLDHGRAKAKRKGADLLAVNAVGSGAGFGDVPNTVHLLNAAGEQVGHASGSKDEVAAAIWDAAAELLDQRSPETNGAEMSTDTGTLGS